In Massilia forsythiae, one DNA window encodes the following:
- the dnaN gene encoding DNA polymerase III subunit beta: MQLVKSNRDTLLRPLQIVSGIVERRHTMPILANILIRKDGANVSFLSTDTEVQITTHADIGSGADVTGTTVAARKLLDILRALPESGDVTMTLLNKRLTVQSGKSRFALQTLAAEEFPTVSVADTHNASVTLPQKTLKHLFNMVHFAMAQQDIRYYLNGLLLVLDGNNVIAVATDGHRLAFAQVATEQQFERQEVIIPRKTIIELQRLLEESDDPVQLDIAASQVKLTFADIELVSKLVEGKFPDYTRVIPKGYKNDFTISREALLRSLQRAAIMTSDKFKGVRCMISPGSMKISSTNADQEEAVEELEIDYGGDSLDIGFNVTYLLDVLNNLKCDQVNISLGDSNSSALMSIPENGDFKYVVMPMRI; encoded by the coding sequence ATGCAACTGGTCAAATCCAACCGAGATACGCTATTGCGGCCACTGCAGATCGTGAGCGGTATTGTCGAGCGTCGGCACACCATGCCGATTCTGGCCAATATCCTCATCCGCAAGGACGGCGCCAACGTGTCCTTCCTGTCCACCGACACCGAAGTGCAGATCACCACGCATGCCGACATCGGCTCGGGCGCCGACGTGACCGGCACCACCGTCGCCGCACGTAAATTGCTGGACATCTTGCGCGCGCTGCCGGAATCCGGCGACGTGACGATGACCCTGCTGAACAAGCGCCTGACCGTGCAGAGCGGCAAGTCGCGTTTCGCGCTGCAGACCCTCGCCGCGGAAGAGTTCCCGACCGTGTCGGTGGCCGACACCCACAACGCCTCGGTGACCCTGCCGCAAAAGACGCTGAAGCACCTGTTCAACATGGTGCACTTCGCGATGGCGCAGCAAGACATCCGCTATTACCTGAACGGCCTGCTGCTGGTATTGGACGGCAACAACGTGATCGCGGTCGCCACCGACGGCCACCGCCTGGCCTTTGCCCAGGTGGCGACCGAGCAGCAGTTCGAGCGCCAGGAAGTCATCATCCCGCGCAAGACCATCATCGAACTGCAGCGCTTGCTGGAAGAAAGCGACGACCCGGTACAGCTGGACATCGCCGCTTCCCAGGTAAAACTGACCTTCGCCGACATCGAACTGGTCTCGAAGCTGGTCGAGGGCAAATTCCCGGATTACACCCGTGTGATCCCGAAGGGTTACAAGAACGATTTCACGATCAGCCGCGAAGCGCTGCTGCGTTCGCTGCAACGCGCCGCGATCATGACCAGCGACAAGTTCAAGGGCGTGCGCTGCATGATCTCGCCGGGCTCGATGAAGATCAGCTCGACCAACGCCGACCAGGAAGAAGCGGTCGAAGAGCTGGAAATCGACTACGGCGGCGATTCGCTGGACATCGGTTTCAACGTGACGTACCTGCTGGACGTGCTGAACAACCTGAAGTGCGACCAGGTGAACATCTCGCTGGGCGATTCGAATTCGTCGGCGCTGATGTCGATTCCGGAAAATGGCGACTTCAAGTATGTCGTCATGCCGATGCGGATTTAA
- the dnaA gene encoding chromosomal replication initiator protein DnaA — MENFWQTCSAQLELELTPQQYTAWIKPLVAVDYEDGKLRMAAPNRFKLDWVKTQFASRITELASQYWERPVDVQFILDASKNNVPKPAAAPAPSAIAMPSNGPAHAAMGAVGVNAAADKTVPDMPVVTPDNVIANNPRREQSRVNPDLTFENFVTGKANQLARAAAIQVANNPGVSYNPLFFYGGVGLGKTHLIHAIGNQVMADQPGARIRYIHAEQYVRDVVTAYQRKGFDDFKHYYHSLDMLLIDDIQFFGGKSRTQEEFFYAFEALIAAKKQIIITSDTYPKEITGMDDRLISRFDSGLTVAIEPPELEMRVAILMKKAESEDVTLSDDVAFFVAKHLRSNVRELEGALRKILAYSRFHGKDITIDVVKEALKDLLSVQNRQISVENIQKTVADFFNIKVADMYSKRRPANIARPRQIAMYLAKELTQKSLPEIGELFGGRDHTTVLHAVRKIAQDRTKNAECNHELHVLEQTLKG; from the coding sequence ATGGAAAACTTCTGGCAGACCTGTTCCGCACAGCTGGAACTGGAGCTGACGCCGCAGCAATATACGGCGTGGATCAAACCGCTGGTCGCCGTCGACTACGAGGACGGCAAGCTGCGCATGGCCGCGCCCAATCGTTTCAAGCTCGATTGGGTCAAGACACAATTTGCCAGCCGCATCACCGAGCTGGCTTCGCAGTATTGGGAACGCCCGGTCGACGTGCAGTTCATCCTCGATGCGTCCAAGAACAATGTACCGAAGCCGGCGGCCGCCCCTGCCCCGTCGGCGATCGCCATGCCGTCGAATGGCCCGGCGCACGCCGCCATGGGCGCCGTGGGCGTGAATGCCGCGGCCGACAAGACCGTACCAGACATGCCGGTGGTCACGCCGGACAATGTCATCGCCAACAATCCGCGCCGCGAGCAGAGCCGCGTGAATCCGGACCTGACGTTCGAGAACTTCGTTACCGGCAAGGCCAACCAGCTGGCGCGCGCCGCCGCCATCCAGGTCGCCAACAACCCGGGCGTGTCGTACAACCCGCTGTTCTTCTACGGCGGCGTGGGCTTGGGTAAAACCCACTTGATCCATGCGATCGGCAACCAGGTGATGGCCGACCAGCCGGGCGCGCGCATCCGCTACATCCACGCGGAACAGTACGTGCGCGACGTGGTGACCGCATACCAGCGAAAAGGTTTCGACGACTTCAAGCATTACTACCACTCGCTGGACATGCTGCTGATCGACGATATCCAGTTTTTTGGGGGCAAGAGCCGCACGCAGGAAGAATTCTTCTATGCATTTGAAGCGCTGATCGCGGCCAAGAAGCAGATCATCATCACGTCGGACACCTATCCGAAAGAGATCACCGGCATGGACGACCGCCTGATCTCGCGCTTCGATTCCGGCCTGACGGTGGCGATCGAGCCGCCGGAACTGGAGATGCGCGTGGCGATCCTGATGAAGAAGGCGGAATCCGAAGACGTGACCTTGTCGGACGACGTCGCCTTCTTCGTGGCCAAGCACCTGCGCTCGAACGTGCGCGAGCTGGAAGGCGCGCTGCGCAAGATCCTGGCGTACTCCCGTTTCCACGGCAAGGACATCACCATCGACGTGGTCAAGGAAGCGCTGAAGGATCTACTGTCGGTGCAGAACCGCCAGATCTCGGTCGAAAACATCCAGAAAACCGTCGCCGACTTCTTCAACATCAAGGTGGCGGACATGTATTCGAAGCGCCGTCCGGCGAATATCGCCCGCCCGCGCCAGATCGCCATGTACCTGGCAAAAGAGTTGACCCAGAAGAGCCTGCCGGAAATCGGCGAACTGTTCGGCGGCCGCGACCACACGACCGTGCTGCACGCGGTGCGCAAGATCGCCCAGGACCGTACCAAGAATGCCGAGTGCAACCACGAGCTGCACGTGCTGGAACAGACCTTGAAAGGCTGA
- the rpmH gene encoding 50S ribosomal protein L34 — protein MKRTYQPSVVRRKRTHGFRARMATRGGRDVLNARRAKGRKRLAV, from the coding sequence ATGAAACGTACTTACCAACCTTCCGTCGTCCGTCGCAAGCGTACGCACGGCTTCCGCGCTCGTATGGCTACCCGTGGTGGCCGTGACGTCCTGAACGCTCGCCGCGCCAAGGGCCGCAAGCGCCTGGCTGTCTAA
- the rnpA gene encoding ribonuclease P protein component: MTGEGSHDFARVRRIVKTDEFSSVFRLRPAYKSAHFVLYTRPNALPHARLGVVAAKRFAPRAVTRNTIKRITRELFRTMPLPAFDCIVRLARPVNTKQGPATGAALRKLLHAELARLFASQAPRPRKPAGARASPAPGAQAESTPS, translated from the coding sequence ATGACAGGCGAAGGTTCGCACGACTTCGCGCGCGTTCGGCGTATCGTAAAAACGGATGAGTTTTCATCCGTTTTTCGTTTGCGGCCAGCGTATAAATCCGCGCATTTCGTGCTGTACACCCGACCGAATGCCCTGCCTCATGCGCGGCTGGGCGTCGTCGCGGCCAAGCGCTTCGCGCCGCGCGCGGTAACGCGCAACACCATCAAGCGCATCACGCGCGAACTGTTCCGCACCATGCCGCTGCCGGCGTTCGACTGCATCGTGCGCCTGGCGCGCCCGGTCAACACGAAGCAGGGGCCGGCCACCGGCGCCGCCCTGCGCAAGCTGCTGCATGCCGAGCTGGCGCGCCTGTTCGCGTCGCAGGCGCCGCGTCCGCGCAAGCCGGCCGGCGCCCGCGCATCGCCGGCGCCCGGGGCGCAAGCGGAATCCACGCCATCATGA
- the yidD gene encoding membrane protein insertion efficiency factor YidD, with protein sequence MNRLLVWLLRGYQLLVSPMLGQNCRFYPTCSNYAIEAVEVHGAARGGWLAVRRVCRCHPWNAGGVDPVPRHGAPMEQGVPADDGTAAPAAGHAHSSPTACACKHS encoded by the coding sequence ATGAACCGGCTGCTCGTCTGGCTGTTGCGCGGTTACCAGTTACTGGTGTCTCCGATGCTCGGACAGAACTGCCGTTTCTATCCGACCTGCTCCAACTACGCGATCGAAGCGGTCGAGGTGCACGGCGCCGCCCGAGGCGGCTGGCTGGCCGTGCGCCGCGTGTGCCGCTGCCATCCGTGGAACGCGGGCGGCGTCGACCCGGTGCCGCGCCACGGCGCGCCAATGGAGCAGGGCGTCCCGGCGGACGATGGCACTGCCGCGCCCGCTGCCGGACACGCGCATTCATCACCCACCGCTTGCGCCTGCAAGCACTCCTGA
- the yidC gene encoding membrane protein insertase YidC — protein MEINKRTILWIVFAISLVVLWNDWMVSTGRQSLFSPTQPAKVATAPAQQPAAVNDLPNAATPAAVPGATPVAGAPAPVRTEIVTVTTDVYKVDIDTAGGVIRRLELLKYRDKVDPTKNQVLFQNNNGRVYLAQTGLTGNSPAGLMPNHNTAFTVAPGPRTLDGNNQVQVVLDAEQGGVHLTKTFTFKRNDYVIDVRHDVKNVGTTAVSPSLYLQLQHDGSKPEGDTYFNSSYTGPTLYTSQDKYQKLTFEKIQKHTAEHSTKATDGWIAISQHFFVSAFIPADKLPRTIETVSYGNNLFAINTQLPLGTIQPGATLSNAARLYSGPQEETALEKVTPGLELVRDYGWATIIAKPIFWTMDQLHQMIGNWGWTIIAFTILIKLLFFPLSAAGYRSMAKMKTVTPKMQAIRERYKDDPVKMQQETMALYKTEKINPLGGCLPILVQMPVFLALYWVLQAAVEMRGASWGWVPDLTQKDPFFILPILYAISMFITQRLNPQPADPMQAKMMMFMPLAFSVIFLFFPAGLVLYWVVNNLISMAQQYVITKKFAPAK, from the coding sequence ATGGAAATCAATAAACGTACCATCCTGTGGATCGTGTTCGCCATCTCGCTGGTCGTCCTGTGGAACGACTGGATGGTGTCCACCGGTAGGCAGTCGCTGTTCTCGCCGACGCAGCCGGCCAAGGTCGCCACCGCGCCGGCCCAGCAGCCGGCCGCCGTCAACGACTTGCCGAACGCCGCCACGCCGGCTGCGGTGCCGGGCGCAACCCCGGTCGCGGGCGCGCCGGCGCCGGTGCGCACCGAAATCGTCACCGTCACCACCGACGTCTATAAAGTCGACATCGACACCGCCGGCGGCGTGATCCGCCGCCTGGAACTGCTGAAGTACCGCGACAAGGTCGATCCGACCAAGAACCAGGTGCTGTTCCAGAACAACAATGGCCGCGTGTACCTGGCCCAGACCGGCCTGACCGGCAACAGCCCGGCCGGCCTGATGCCGAACCATAACACCGCGTTCACGGTGGCGCCGGGACCACGCACGCTGGACGGCAACAACCAGGTGCAGGTGGTGCTGGACGCAGAGCAGGGCGGCGTGCACCTGACCAAGACCTTCACGTTCAAGCGCAACGACTACGTGATCGACGTGCGCCACGACGTCAAGAACGTCGGCACCACGGCCGTGAGCCCGTCGCTGTACCTGCAGCTGCAGCACGACGGCAGCAAGCCGGAAGGCGACACCTATTTCAACAGCAGCTACACCGGCCCGACCCTGTACACCTCGCAGGACAAGTACCAGAAGCTGACCTTCGAAAAGATCCAGAAGCACACCGCCGAGCACTCGACCAAGGCCACCGACGGCTGGATCGCGATCTCGCAGCACTTCTTCGTCTCGGCCTTCATCCCGGCCGACAAGCTGCCGCGCACGATCGAGACCGTCAGCTACGGTAACAACCTGTTCGCCATCAACACGCAGCTGCCGCTGGGCACCATCCAGCCGGGCGCCACCTTGTCGAACGCGGCGCGCCTGTACTCGGGCCCGCAGGAAGAGACGGCATTGGAAAAAGTCACGCCGGGCCTGGAACTGGTGCGCGACTACGGCTGGGCGACCATCATCGCCAAGCCGATCTTCTGGACCATGGATCAATTGCACCAGATGATCGGCAACTGGGGCTGGACCATCATCGCCTTCACCATCCTGATCAAGCTGCTGTTCTTCCCGCTGTCCGCCGCCGGCTACCGCAGCATGGCCAAGATGAAGACCGTGACGCCGAAGATGCAGGCGATCCGCGAGCGCTACAAGGATGACCCGGTCAAGATGCAGCAGGAAACCATGGCGCTGTACAAGACCGAGAAGATCAATCCGCTGGGCGGCTGCCTGCCGATCCTGGTGCAGATGCCGGTGTTCCTGGCGCTGTACTGGGTGCTGCAGGCCGCGGTCGAGATGCGCGGCGCCTCGTGGGGCTGGGTGCCGGACCTGACCCAGAAGGACCCGTTCTTCATCCTGCCGATCCTGTACGCGATCTCGATGTTCATCACGCAGCGCCTGAACCCGCAGCCGGCCGACCCGATGCAGGCCAAGATGATGATGTTCATGCCGCTGGCGTTCTCGGTGATCTTCCTGTTCTTCCCGGCCGGCCTGGTGCTGTACTGGGTGGTGAACAACCTGATCTCGATGGCGCAGCAGTACGTGATCACCAAGAAGTTCGCGCCGGCGAAGTAG
- the mnmE gene encoding tRNA uridine-5-carboxymethylaminomethyl(34) synthesis GTPase MnmE → MKLDTSPIAAIATAPGRGGIGVVRASGKSLAALIDALFPNTRLAPRHATYIPFKAADGSVIDEGLALYFKAPHSYTGEDVLELQGHGGPVVLRMLLARVLEAGVDLDLRLAEPGEFTRRAFLNDKLDLAQAEAVADLIDASTEAAAKSASQSLSGAFSQVVHRLVEQTINLRMLVEATLDFPEEEIDFLEKSNARGQLAGIVESLEHVFRQAAQGALLREGLNVVLVGQPNVGKSSLLNALAGADVAIVTPIAGTTRDKVSETIQVEGIPLNIVDTAGIRAIDEGVDVVERIGIERTWGEVGKADVILHLLDAGLGPARADEEIVAAFPPAVPVVRIWNKIDLSGHKPSVDQGPDATHIYLSAHEKIGIDLLRAELLRIAGWQQTGESLYLARERHLTALRAAREHLHLAGQHAAQDDQSLDLFAEELRLAQDQLSSITGQFTPDDLLGVIFSRFCIGK, encoded by the coding sequence ATGAAACTCGACACCTCCCCCATCGCCGCCATCGCCACCGCTCCCGGCCGCGGCGGCATCGGCGTCGTGCGCGCGTCCGGCAAGTCGCTGGCGGCGCTGATCGACGCCCTGTTTCCGAATACCCGACTGGCCCCGCGCCACGCCACCTATATCCCGTTCAAGGCCGCCGACGGCAGCGTCATCGACGAAGGCCTGGCCCTGTATTTCAAGGCGCCGCATTCGTACACCGGCGAAGACGTGCTGGAGCTGCAGGGCCACGGGGGCCCGGTGGTGCTGCGCATGCTGCTGGCACGCGTGCTGGAAGCCGGCGTCGATCTCGACCTGCGCCTGGCCGAGCCGGGCGAATTCACCCGGCGCGCCTTTTTGAACGACAAGCTCGACCTGGCCCAGGCCGAAGCGGTGGCCGACCTGATCGACGCCTCCACCGAAGCGGCGGCCAAGTCCGCCTCGCAATCGCTGTCGGGCGCGTTTTCCCAGGTGGTGCACCGGCTGGTCGAGCAGACCATCAACCTGCGCATGCTGGTCGAGGCCACGCTCGACTTCCCGGAAGAGGAGATCGACTTCCTGGAAAAATCGAATGCGCGCGGCCAGCTGGCCGGCATCGTCGAATCGCTGGAACACGTGTTCCGCCAGGCGGCGCAGGGCGCACTGCTGCGCGAGGGCCTGAACGTGGTGTTGGTCGGCCAGCCGAACGTCGGCAAGTCCTCGCTGCTGAACGCGCTGGCCGGCGCCGACGTGGCGATCGTCACGCCGATCGCCGGCACCACGCGCGACAAGGTCAGCGAAACCATCCAGGTCGAGGGCATCCCGCTGAACATCGTCGACACCGCCGGCATCCGCGCCATCGACGAGGGCGTCGACGTGGTCGAGCGCATCGGCATCGAGCGCACCTGGGGAGAGGTCGGCAAGGCCGACGTGATCCTGCACCTGCTGGACGCCGGCCTCGGCCCGGCCAGGGCCGACGAAGAGATCGTGGCCGCGTTTCCGCCGGCCGTGCCGGTGGTGCGTATCTGGAACAAGATCGATTTGTCCGGCCACAAGCCGTCGGTGGACCAGGGGCCGGACGCGACCCACATCTACCTGTCCGCGCATGAAAAGATCGGCATCGACCTGCTGCGCGCCGAACTGCTGCGCATCGCCGGCTGGCAGCAGACCGGCGAATCGCTGTACCTGGCGCGCGAGCGTCATTTGACTGCCCTGCGCGCGGCGCGCGAACATTTGCACCTGGCCGGCCAGCATGCAGCCCAGGACGACCAGTCGCTCGACCTGTTCGCCGAAGAGCTGCGCCTGGCGCAGGACCAGCTGTCCAGCATCACCGGGCAATTCACGCCGGACGATCTGCTGGGGGTGATCTTCAGCCGCTTCTGCATCGGCAAGTGA
- a CDS encoding LysR family transcriptional regulator, whose protein sequence is MNELDTIKIFLRVAELESFSGAARQLGLPNATVSAAVRQLEQLLGTRLLQRTTRRVQMTQEGQAFYARSRELLQDVEALRAMFRGGGEALTGRLRVDMSVSIASKVILPRLGEFMARHPLLAVDLGTADRRVDVIREGYDVVLRAGALRDSSLVARPLGSYRLVNCASPAYLAQYGTPQSLDDLAGHRVVHYDAQLDGSAPGWEWFDGQRTQVAAVGAALTVNGTMAYEAACLAGLGIVQAPQAGMREHLRSGVLVEVLPAYRPAPMPVSFVYPTRRHVPARALAFMDWAEGLLAPWIAGGGEDAAAAPALRP, encoded by the coding sequence ATGAACGAACTCGACACCATCAAGATTTTCCTGCGCGTCGCCGAACTGGAAAGCTTCAGCGGCGCCGCGCGCCAGCTCGGCCTGCCCAACGCCACCGTGTCGGCGGCGGTGCGCCAGCTCGAGCAATTGCTGGGCACGCGCCTGCTGCAGCGGACCACCCGGCGCGTGCAGATGACCCAGGAAGGCCAAGCGTTTTACGCGCGCAGCCGCGAGCTGCTGCAGGATGTCGAGGCGCTGCGCGCCATGTTCCGCGGCGGCGGCGAAGCGCTCACCGGCCGCCTGCGGGTGGACATGTCGGTATCGATCGCCTCCAAGGTGATCTTGCCGCGCCTCGGCGAATTCATGGCCAGGCACCCGCTGCTGGCGGTCGACCTCGGCACCGCCGACCGTCGCGTCGACGTGATCCGCGAAGGCTACGACGTGGTGCTGCGCGCCGGCGCCCTGCGCGATTCCTCGCTGGTGGCGCGCCCGCTGGGCAGCTACCGCCTGGTCAACTGCGCCAGTCCGGCCTACCTGGCGCAGTACGGCACGCCGCAGTCGCTGGACGATCTCGCCGGCCACCGCGTGGTCCACTACGACGCCCAGCTGGATGGCAGCGCGCCCGGCTGGGAATGGTTCGACGGGCAGCGCACGCAGGTGGCTGCGGTGGGCGCCGCGCTCACCGTCAACGGCACCATGGCCTACGAGGCGGCCTGCCTCGCCGGCCTCGGCATCGTGCAGGCGCCGCAGGCCGGGATGCGCGAGCATTTGCGCAGCGGCGTGCTGGTGGAGGTGCTGCCGGCGTACCGGCCGGCGCCGATGCCGGTGTCGTTCGTGTATCCCACGCGGCGCCATGTGCCGGCGCGTGCGCTGGCGTTCATGGACTGGGCCGAAGGGTTGTTGGCGCCGTGGATCGCCGGCGGCGGAGAGGACGCTGCTGCCGCCCCGGCGCTGCGGCCATAA
- a CDS encoding SDR family NAD(P)-dependent oxidoreductase encodes MNQAINRRIAIITGASRGLGRSMALHLAQTGVDIVFTWQRDEAAAQDTVAAIEALGARAHALRLDVADGASYAPFAAAVHALLQGWGRDGADILVHNAGSGLHAPLLETTEAQFDAMVAIHVKPVLFLTQALAPLLADGARILNISSGLARFTVPGAGAYAAAKGAVEVLTRYLARELASRKISVNTLAPGAIATDFNGGRVRDDAGLNAWVAAQTALGRAGLPDDIGAAAAALLAEGSGWITGQRIEASGGMLL; translated from the coding sequence ATGAACCAAGCGATCAACCGACGTATTGCCATCATCACCGGCGCCAGCCGCGGCCTGGGACGCAGCATGGCGCTGCACCTGGCGCAAACCGGTGTCGACATCGTTTTCACCTGGCAGCGCGACGAAGCGGCGGCGCAGGACACCGTCGCCGCCATCGAGGCGCTCGGCGCCAGGGCGCATGCGCTGCGCCTGGACGTGGCCGACGGCGCCTCGTACGCGCCGTTCGCCGCCGCGGTGCACGCGCTGCTGCAGGGCTGGGGACGCGACGGCGCCGACATCCTGGTCCACAACGCCGGCAGCGGCCTGCACGCGCCGCTGCTGGAGACCACCGAGGCGCAGTTCGACGCCATGGTCGCCATCCACGTCAAACCGGTGCTGTTCCTGACCCAGGCGCTGGCCCCGCTGCTGGCGGACGGTGCGCGCATCCTCAACATTTCCAGCGGCCTGGCTCGCTTCACGGTGCCGGGTGCGGGCGCGTACGCCGCGGCCAAGGGCGCGGTCGAGGTGCTGACGCGCTACCTGGCGCGCGAGCTGGCTTCCAGGAAGATTTCGGTGAACACGCTGGCGCCGGGCGCCATCGCCACCGATTTCAACGGCGGGCGCGTGCGCGACGATGCCGGCCTGAATGCCTGGGTGGCGGCGCAGACGGCGCTGGGACGCGCCGGCCTGCCGGACGACATCGGCGCCGCCGCGGCCGCCCTGCTGGCCGAGGGCAGCGGCTGGATCACCGGCCAGCGCATCGAAGCCTCGGGCGGCATGCTGCTCTGA
- a CDS encoding DUF1439 domain-containing protein: METIRQAAHEQAAREQAATAGVTRRRFAGAVAALVAGGLLASCASIVGPRRVELPQARLQAGLERRFPLHNRMLELFDVQLTRPQLAIMPQSDRVGLTLDVSVAPPFMRQSWRGTMGLSGRLLLDPARNAVFLTDTHVDRFDVNGIDAGQSRDLGRAADLLVNQLVRDMAVYTFRPEDLRYAGVQFVPTRLETAPGALFVTLEPVR; this comes from the coding sequence ATGGAAACGATACGGCAAGCGGCACACGAGCAGGCGGCACGCGAGCAGGCGGCAACGGCGGGCGTCACGCGGCGTCGCTTCGCGGGTGCGGTGGCGGCGCTGGTGGCCGGCGGCCTGCTGGCATCCTGCGCCAGCATCGTCGGGCCGCGCCGCGTCGAATTGCCGCAGGCGCGCCTGCAGGCCGGCCTGGAGCGCCGCTTCCCGCTGCACAACCGTATGCTGGAACTGTTCGACGTCCAGCTGACCCGGCCGCAACTGGCGATCATGCCGCAGAGCGACCGCGTCGGCCTCACGCTGGACGTGTCGGTGGCGCCGCCGTTCATGCGCCAGTCCTGGCGCGGCACCATGGGCCTGTCGGGGCGCCTGCTGCTGGACCCGGCGCGCAACGCCGTGTTCCTCACCGATACCCACGTCGACCGCTTCGACGTGAACGGGATCGACGCCGGCCAGTCGCGCGACCTCGGACGCGCGGCCGACCTGCTGGTGAACCAGCTGGTGCGCGACATGGCGGTGTACACCTTCCGCCCCGAAGACCTGCGCTACGCCGGCGTGCAGTTCGTGCCGACCCGGCTGGAGACGGCGCCCGGGGCGCTGTTCGTGACGCTCGAACCGGTGCGTTGA
- a CDS encoding Hpt domain-containing protein: MNDLAEPPAQPGDGGEHAGGDAGADIDHAGAIARLMGDGALLARVLARFRNEYRPAAARIRAALDGGDVPLALRLAHTLKGAAGLIEAVPLRRAAQALEQVLRADGADPYPHLARLERALERVLRELDAVPATVLETQDAARQAAVRMAAPARQFDDRDVLARLAGLLDDGNGDAVDLVCDAAAALTAQLGEHGYRELASLIDAFDFDGALALLKRHGAAG; the protein is encoded by the coding sequence ATGAACGATTTGGCCGAACCGCCTGCGCAGCCCGGCGACGGTGGCGAGCATGCTGGCGGTGACGCCGGTGCGGACATCGACCATGCCGGCGCCATCGCGCGCCTGATGGGCGACGGCGCCCTGCTCGCGCGCGTGCTGGCGCGCTTCCGCAACGAGTACCGCCCGGCGGCGGCCAGGATCCGCGCTGCCCTCGATGGCGGCGACGTACCGCTGGCGCTGCGCCTGGCGCACACGCTCAAGGGTGCGGCGGGACTGATCGAGGCAGTGCCGCTGCGGCGTGCGGCGCAGGCGCTGGAACAGGTGCTGCGCGCCGATGGCGCCGATCCTTATCCGCACCTGGCGCGCTTGGAACGGGCCCTCGAGCGCGTGCTGCGCGAACTCGACGCCGTACCCGCTACCGTGCTGGAAACACAGGACGCCGCCAGGCAGGCCGCCGTGCGCATGGCGGCGCCCGCGCGGCAATTCGACGACCGGGATGTGCTGGCGCGCCTGGCCGGTTTGCTCGACGACGGCAACGGCGACGCCGTCGACCTCGTGTGCGACGCGGCGGCGGCATTGACGGCGCAATTGGGGGAGCACGGCTACCGCGAACTGGCAAGCTTGATCGATGCCTTCGACTTCGACGGCGCGCTGGCGCTGCTGAAACGGCACGGCGCGGCCGGCTGA
- a CDS encoding CAP domain-containing protein: MMSKMHRTKGMLGALVAAWALAACGGGGSGNGTTSSAASATPATGVAGTDAAAPALSGNVATDGRNWINYRRSQIGLPTLEHNTIIDSAAQGHSDYQRINNTVTHDQQAGKQGFTGAALADRMRAAGYTFTGSNAIGEVIAASSRQNGFTMAEELVTAIYHRFVMFEPQFKEIGSGAAATSAGYNYLTADFAANNGLGSGLAAGALAAWPFNGQTQVQVNFLSDSEEPDPVPDRNEVGYPISLQTNLSNVIAVQSFTVRPRGATTDLATRQVDNQVASSNPLQRHNLSAVAIIPLAPLAAATIYDVTFIGTLNGAAVGKTWSFTTK; encoded by the coding sequence ATGATGAGCAAGATGCATCGCACGAAGGGCATGCTCGGCGCCCTGGTCGCCGCCTGGGCGCTGGCGGCCTGCGGGGGCGGCGGCAGCGGCAACGGCACGACGTCGAGTGCCGCCAGCGCCACGCCGGCCACCGGCGTCGCCGGCACCGATGCCGCGGCGCCCGCGCTATCCGGCAACGTGGCCACCGATGGCCGCAACTGGATCAATTACCGCCGCAGCCAGATCGGCCTGCCCACGCTGGAACACAACACCATCATCGATAGCGCGGCCCAGGGCCACTCGGATTACCAGCGCATCAACAACACGGTCACCCACGACCAGCAGGCCGGCAAGCAGGGCTTCACCGGTGCGGCGCTGGCCGACCGCATGCGCGCGGCCGGCTACACCTTCACCGGGTCGAATGCCATCGGCGAGGTGATCGCCGCCAGTTCCAGGCAAAACGGCTTCACCATGGCGGAAGAACTGGTGACGGCGATCTATCACCGCTTCGTCATGTTCGAGCCGCAGTTCAAGGAAATCGGCAGCGGCGCCGCGGCGACTTCGGCCGGCTACAACTACCTGACCGCCGATTTCGCCGCCAACAACGGCCTGGGCAGCGGCCTGGCCGCCGGCGCCCTCGCCGCCTGGCCCTTCAATGGCCAGACCCAGGTGCAGGTCAATTTTCTCAGCGATTCGGAAGAACCGGATCCGGTGCCGGACCGGAACGAGGTCGGCTACCCGATCAGCCTGCAAACCAACCTGAGCAACGTCATCGCGGTACAAAGCTTCACGGTGCGCCCGCGCGGCGCCACCACCGACCTGGCGACGCGCCAGGTGGACAACCAGGTGGCGAGCAGCAATCCGCTGCAGCGGCACAACCTGTCCGCGGTCGCCATCATCCCGCTGGCGCCGCTGGCGGCGGCCACCATCTACGACGTCACCTTCATCGGTACGCTGAACGGCGCCGCGGTCGGCAAGACCTGGTCGTTCACCACCAAGTGA